One window of the Phormidium ambiguum IAM M-71 genome contains the following:
- a CDS encoding response regulator, translated as MATKRILIIDDDFGIRKIVQISLETVAQWDVILAASGIEGIEVAQAELPDAILLDVMMPGIDGITTLERIRANPAIQEIPVILLTAKAQPKEQQLFAELQVTGVITKPFTATDLVDQIRSLLKWQD; from the coding sequence TGATTTTGGTATTCGCAAAATAGTACAAATTTCTTTAGAAACTGTTGCTCAATGGGATGTCATACTTGCGGCTTCAGGAATAGAAGGGATAGAAGTTGCCCAAGCTGAATTACCAGACGCAATTTTATTAGATGTAATGATGCCAGGAATTGATGGAATTACCACCCTGGAACGAATTAGAGCTAATCCTGCGATTCAAGAAATTCCCGTGATTTTACTCACCGCTAAAGCTCAACCAAAAGAGCAACAACTATTTGCGGAATTACAAGTAACAGGGGTAATTACTAAACCTTTCACTGCCACAGATTTAGTCGATCAAATACGATCGCTCCTAAAATGGCAAGACTAG
- a CDS encoding response regulator codes for MKVLLIEDDRATSDILTETLMIHHWIVERATDGETGLQLAQSQEYDLILLDIDLPKLDGITICKELRNEGNETPILLLTGRDSTEAQIAGLDAGADDYIIKPFNLKILLARVRAVIRKGKNAQVSKVSLYENIQLNSVSGEVSCEGKPIRLTAKEYCLLELFLLNPKRIYSRRAILDRLWDFADAPGEETVNTHIKCLRQKLKAAGATDPIETVYGLGYRLRFPQVVTAPLPESTTTLQSATEKPENQQKARAVTSKVWHQFKGKYVEQVETLIKLINILKTGDFSPIQQEEAISLAHKMVGSLGMFGLIEAAHQAKEIELFLKECPLQNIQIEEAMKLAVSLQQTIEQAQTVLPPKLQVIPQTPPLTIASHPNHRILIVDDDLRLADLLRMEALAWNLQVEIATDLNVARLMIDQSPPSVILLDLTFPGGGNGLTLMRELQERSPKIPVIIFTAKEDLSDRIAASRLGANVFLHKPLPAYEILKTITDVLKQKPQEAENNRVLMVDDDPGFLQLLSILLSSYGLEVTTSNHPLEFWQVLTACNPDVLILDLEMPEFDGIELCKVVRADRQWQHLKVLFLSAHKEADAIARAYSAGADAYINKSIPGTELATQILYRLNRG; via the coding sequence ATGAAAGTATTACTAATCGAAGACGATCGCGCCACTTCAGACATTCTCACCGAAACATTGATGATTCATCATTGGATAGTAGAACGCGCCACTGATGGGGAAACTGGACTACAATTAGCACAATCTCAAGAATATGATTTAATTTTGCTTGATATTGACTTGCCAAAATTAGATGGAATTACTATTTGTAAGGAACTTCGTAACGAAGGAAACGAAACACCAATCTTACTATTAACTGGTAGAGATAGCACAGAAGCACAGATTGCGGGATTAGATGCAGGAGCCGATGACTATATAATTAAACCATTTAATTTGAAAATATTACTGGCTAGAGTGAGGGCTGTAATTCGTAAAGGAAAAAATGCCCAAGTATCAAAGGTAAGTTTATATGAAAATATTCAACTTAATTCTGTTAGTGGTGAAGTAAGTTGTGAAGGAAAACCTATACGCTTAACAGCCAAAGAATATTGTTTATTAGAATTGTTTTTGCTAAATCCTAAACGGATTTATAGCCGTCGTGCGATTCTCGATCGCCTTTGGGATTTTGCTGATGCACCAGGAGAAGAAACCGTTAACACTCATATTAAATGTCTGCGGCAAAAACTGAAAGCTGCTGGCGCAACAGATCCGATCGAAACAGTTTATGGATTAGGTTATCGACTGCGTTTTCCTCAAGTAGTAACCGCACCTTTACCAGAATCTACCACAACATTACAATCTGCCACTGAAAAACCTGAAAATCAGCAAAAAGCACGAGCAGTAACATCAAAAGTTTGGCATCAATTTAAAGGTAAATATGTTGAACAAGTTGAGACTTTAATAAAATTAATAAATATCCTTAAAACAGGTGATTTTTCTCCCATCCAACAGGAAGAAGCAATAAGTTTAGCACATAAGATGGTTGGTTCATTGGGAATGTTTGGTTTAATAGAAGCTGCACATCAAGCCAAAGAAATAGAACTTTTCTTGAAAGAATGTCCCTTACAAAATATTCAAATTGAAGAAGCAATGAAATTGGCCGTTTCGTTGCAGCAAACAATTGAACAAGCCCAAACAGTTCTCCCACCGAAACTACAAGTAATCCCCCAAACACCACCGCTTACTATTGCTTCTCATCCTAACCATCGAATTTTAATTGTAGATGATGATTTACGCTTAGCCGATCTCTTGAGAATGGAAGCTCTCGCCTGGAATCTTCAAGTAGAAATTGCTACAGACTTAAACGTAGCGCGATTAATGATCGATCAAAGTCCTCCCAGTGTGATTTTGCTGGATCTGACTTTTCCCGGTGGCGGAAATGGCTTAACTTTGATGCGGGAATTACAGGAACGATCGCCAAAAATCCCGGTAATTATTTTTACGGCAAAAGAAGATTTGAGCGATCGCATAGCTGCTTCTAGATTAGGCGCAAACGTATTTCTGCACAAACCTTTGCCAGCTTACGAAATCCTGAAAACCATCACTGATGTCCTGAAACAGAAACCACAAGAAGCAGAAAATAATCGCGTTTTAATGGTAGATGACGACCCTGGATTTCTTCAGTTACTCTCAATTTTATTATCATCTTATGGCCTAGAAGTAACTACTTCTAATCATCCCCTTGAATTTTGGCAAGTCCTCACTGCTTGTAATCCTGATGTGTTAATTCTTGATTTAGAAATGCCCGAATTTGATGGCATTGAATTGTGTAAAGTAGTGCGAGCAGATAGACAATGGCAACATCTGAAAGTGCTATTCTTGTCAGCGCATAAAGAAGCAGATGCGATCGCCAGAGCCTATTCTGCTGGAGCCGATGCTTATATTAATAAATCGATCCCTGGAACCGAACTAGCCACACAAATTTTGTACCGTTTGAATCGAGGTTGA
- a CDS encoding PEP-CTERM sorting domain-containing protein (PEP-CTERM proteins occur, often in large numbers, in the proteomes of bacteria that also encode an exosortase, a predicted intramembrane cysteine proteinase. The presence of a PEP-CTERM domain at a protein's C-terminus predicts cleavage within the sorting domain, followed by covalent anchoring to some some component of the (usually Gram-negative) cell surface. Many PEP-CTERM proteins exhibit an unusual sequence composition that includes large numbers of potential glycosylation sites. Expression of one such protein has been shown restore the ability of a bacterium to form floc, a type of biofilm.): MARLLGPNNNLRDVSHISVYYRQGQDVQPPAAVPEPASLMGLGLVASGMVMARRRKSSQSA; the protein is encoded by the coding sequence ATGGCGAGGCTTTTAGGCCCAAACAACAATTTGAGAGACGTTTCTCACATTAGTGTTTACTACAGACAAGGACAAGATGTGCAACCTCCAGCTGCTGTTCCCGAACCAGCTTCTTTGATGGGTTTAGGTTTAGTAGCTAGCGGAATGGTAATGGCACGTCGTCGTAAGTCTAGCCAGTCAGCCTAA